GCAACTACCGGGTTTTTATCAAGCTTAAGCCTAAGCAGCCCAACCCGATGATAGATACGCTCGAATTCACTAAAGAATAACCCAAACGCAATTGCTGAAGCCCGGCCGCCCCTCAGGCGGCCGGGCTTTTTATGCGCCGGCCGGCCGGCGTACCTTTGCGGGGTGCCAGCCTACCCCGCCCCCTACCTCACGCCCGCAGCGCTCACCACGTTCATTCGCACGGCCCTGGCCGAGGATGTCGGCGACGGCGACCACTCGGCCCTGGCCGCCATTCCGGCCGAGGCCCGCAACCGCGCCAAGCTCCTGGTAAAAGCCGAGGGCGTGCTAGCCGGTGTGCAGTTGGCCGAACTGATTTTCGAGCAGGTAGACGAGGCCCTGACGATGAGCGTGCAGCTCGAAGACGGGGCTAGGGTAAAGTACGGCGACGTAGCCTTCATTGTAGAAGGCCCGGCCCGTAGCATCCTCACCGCCGAGCGGCTGGTGCTCAACTGCATGCAGCGCATGAGCGGCATCGCCACCTACACGGCGCACCTTACGGCGCTGCTGGCTGGCACCAAGGCCCGCCTGCTCGACACCCGCAAGACGACGCCCAATTTCCGCCTTTGCGAAAAATGGGCCGTGCTCATCGGCGGCGGCGTGAATCATCGCTACGGACTCTTCGACATGATAATGCTGAAGGACAACCACGTAGACTACGCCGGGGGCGTGGCGGCGGCCATCGCGGCCACCCACGACTACCTGCGCCGCACCGGTCGGCAGCTGCCCATTGTGGTCGAAACCCGCACCCTGGCCGAGGTGCAACAGGCCTTGGGGGCCGGCGGCATCACCCGCATTATGCTCGACAATATGGCCCCCGCCCAGCTGCGTGAGGCCGTGGCCTTGGTGGCCGGCCGCCTGCCCCTGGAGGCTAGCGGCGGCATCACCGAGCAAACCATTGCCGAAGTAGCCAGCACGGGCGTCGATTATATCTCGGTCGGGGCGCTCACGCACTCAGCTACTATTTTGGATTTAAGCTTAAAAGCATACTAATTGATGTCCTGCTGACGAAGGAAGCATCTTATCACGGCTGCCTCCGCCAGCACACCTGTTATTTCGAGTCCTGCGAACGTGATAAGATGCTTCGCAGGCATACGCCAGCTATGGCATGACAAGAAAATTATGATTCCTCCTAATCAACGCGGCGGTAGTGGCGGCTTTCGCCAGCAGCAGGCGCCGCAGTCCTTGCCCGGCACCATCAAGACCAAGAAATACCAGTTTGACCCCAACACTTACACCCGCATTGCGATGGGCGAGGTGTGGCGCAAGGAGTGGTGGTACGCCCTCATCCCGTTTGCGGTGGGCGTGCTGCCGGCGGCCATCTGGCACTCGTGGTGGTGGCTGCTGCTGGGGCTAGCCATGGCGCTGCTATTCGTGCTCATCCGCTCATCGCTCGTGACGGGCGTGACCCAGATGGAGCAAAGCAAGCCGCTGTTTGAGCGCATGAACTACGAGGCCGACCAGCGCCAACTCATCCTGCGCCAGAGCGAGCAGCGGGCCATGGCCCTGCCCTGGGACCAGATTGGCCGGGTGCGCCGCGAGCCCGATGCCTACCTCCTGTATCTGAAGCCCGGCGCGCCGCCCGCCGAGCTAGCTCCCTGGCGCCGCTGGATAGCCAGCACGTTTGACGTGCCGGTGTTTCTACATTTGCCCCTGCGTTTGTTCAACAACGATAACGACCGTAAGCTGTTTGAGTCGTTGCTGCGCCGCAAAGGCCTGCTGACCGATGCGCCGGCCGCCTAGCGGCTCGCTCCAAGTTTTTAACTTATTTAGTTTTCCGTAAGGATTTTTTGACCCGTATGAAAAAGCTGCTTTCCTACCTGGCTACGGCCGCCGTAGTGCTGCTCGCCTCGTGCAGCAGTGAACCATCTGACTGGCGCCCCGACAAAAAAGTGTCGCTCGATATGATTGAGCCCGGCACCCGTCCTAGCGACAATTTCGACCAGGGCACGCCCGAGGCCCCTAGCCAAGAGAAAGGCGGCGCCATCAGCCGGCCCGTTAACTCGGGCACCGTGCTCGACAAGCGCGCCGCCCCCTCGGCCAGCGCCGTAATGTCGGCCGACACCCAGGAGGGCACCGCCGAGAAGCCCGGCGACAGCCCGGCACCAGCGGCGAAAAAAGGTGCTGGCGATTCGCCCACGCCCGATACGGCCCAGGGCCAGGCTGGCGCTCGCCGCAAGTAAGCCTTTTCACTACTAAACGCGGCTGGCCCCGTGCCAGTCACTCATTTCAAAGCTTGCAGCAATGTTGCGAATAATTTCGCAACATTGCTGCAAGCTTTCTGTTTGGTACCTCTATGTGGATTGCGATACTTTTGTTGACCGTGGCAGTGCTGGGCGCCGGCCTGTTGGTGAGTAGGGTGCCGGCGGCGCGCACGGGGCAGTGGCTCAAGCCCCTGCTGGCATTCAGCGGGGCGTATTTGTTTGCGCTCACCATCACCCACATTCTGCCCGAGGCGCTAACGTTGCTGCCGGCCACGCCGCAGCGAGTGGGCTACTGGGTGCTGGCTGGTTTTTTTGGACAACTCCTATTAGAGGTACTTTCGCAGGGCATCGAGCACGGCCACGTGCACGCGCCTGATGCCACCGAAAAAGGCCGGGTGCCGCTGCTGCTGGTACTGGCCTTAGTGATACACTCGCTGCTGGAAGGCAGCATCCTGGTGCGCGGGGCGGGCAGCGGTAAAATAGGGGAGCATTTTTACGCCCTGGTGCTGGGGGTGGCGCTGCACCACGTGCCGGCCGCCGTGGCACTGGCCACCCTGCTGCGGCTGCGGCTAGGGTTGTTCCGGCGGGTGCTGCCGTGGCTGCTGGTGTTTGCGCTGGCCTCGCCGGCGGGGCTCGTTTTCAGCAATTACATCGTGCTGGAGCAGCTGCTGGGCAGCGGCATCTACGCCGCGCTGCTTGGCTTCGTGGCGGGGACATTTCTGCACGTTTCGACCACCATTCTCTTTGAAACCAGCCCCGAGCACCGGCTCAACTGGCCCAAGCTCGCTGCCACGCTAGGCGGCCTGCTGCTGGCCCTGGCCGTGAGCAACGGGTAATGAGCAGTAAGGGCGCACTGTCGTTCGAATAAATAAAACAGCAATACACTCCCTTGCTGCTCATCACTCACTTAGCAGCGGGCCGGTGCCGTGCAGAAAGTTTTCGAGCTGGCGGGCGCGGGCGGTTTCGCGGGCCAGGGCAGCTTGCAGGCCAAGTAGGCGCTGGCGCATCAACAGTACTAGGTCGATGGCCTCGGGGGCTAGCCCCAGGCCGTGGTGCAGGCGTGCCAGGCGGGGCAGCAGCTCGTCGGGCTCTTCCACTTCGATGGTTTCGGGAGCGGGGGCGGGGCGTAGCAGGCCCAGCTCCACAAACTGGTGCAATTCGGCGCGGCCCAGGCCGTAGCGGGCGTCAACTTCCTGAAAGGTGAGCAGCAAAACGCGGGTTTCCATAGCTAAAATGTTAATTGCTAGCTGATTATTGATGAGTAATGGTTAGGCTTCGCCGCGCAGCTTGGCTAGCTGCTGCAAGAGCCCGCGCTCCTCTTCCGTCAGGTTGGTGGGTAGCTGCACGTTGAGGCGCAGGTAGAGGTCGCCGTGCTGGTCTTTCTCGCGGTACACCGGAAAGCCCTTGCCACGCAGGCGCAGGCGGCTGCCATTGGCGGTTTCGGGCTTAATTTTGATTTTGACCGGGCCGCCCAGGGTTTCCACCGTTTGCTCGCCCCCCAGCAGGGCGCGGTAGAGCGGCACCGGCACATCCTGGGTGAGGTCGTCGCCGGTGCGGGCGTAGCGGGCATCGGGCAAGATGCGAAATGTGATGAGCAGCGAGCCATTGGGGCCACCGTTGCGGCCGGGGCCGCCTTGGTCGCGCAGCCGAATGGTCTGGCCATCGGCCACGCCGGGCTGAATGGTAATGCGCAAGTTCTTGCCATTCACCGTAATAGTGCGCGGCCCACCTTCGTAGGCTTCGGCTAAACTCAACTCTAGCTCGGCCTGGTAGTCCTGGCCGGCTCCGGGCCGGCTGCTGCGCCCGCCACCCCCGGCACCGCCCATGCCGCCAAAGAGCGAGCTGAAGAAATCGGAAAAGTCTTCGCCTTCACCGCCAAACTGCCCGCCGCCAAAGCCCCCGAAGCCACCAGCGCCGCCCTGCGCATACTGGCTCCAGTCGAAGCCGCCGGCACCCTGGCCGCGCCCGCTGCCTGCCTGCTGGTAGCGCGCGTAATCGGCGCCCATCTGGTCATATTTCTGCCGCTTTTCCGCGTCCGACAGTACTTCGTTGGCCTCGTTCACTTCTTTGAACTTCTGCTCGGCCGTGGCATCGTTGGGGTTCACGTCGGGGTGATACTGGCGGGCCAGTTTGCGGTAAGCCTTCTTAATCTGGTCGGTCGTCGCCGTCTTTTCGACGCCCAGAATTTTATAATAATCTTTATAGTCCATGACGAGAAAAAATCAGCGAGGCAACAAGTAGTTGGGTAGGGAGCTTATTGAACGCGGAAAAAGCCAGTTGTGTTGAGCCAGGGGAAGTGCAGTGCGTGGCGTAGATTTGTATTTTACACATAACTTCAGGCTTTAGCATGGGCTGCTCTGAGCCAGCGTAGGCCAGGCCTTACGCATGACGGTTCTTTGGCGTGCCACTGGCACGATTTTGCGTATTTTTACCCCCATTGGTTTTATATATTTTTCTTAACCATTTCTTTTACAGTCAATGAAGTTACTTATTCCGGCTTTGCTACTAGGCGGCGCCTTTTTAGTTGCACTTGACAGCCAGGCCCAAACGCAGCCGGCTGCGGCTCCCGCGCCGGCCGCTGCTGCGCCGTCGCCCGCTACCCAAAATCCGGCCGCCCGCCGGGTGCTAGCCCCGCGCCGGGTAGTGGCGCCGCGCCGCACCGGGTCCGCCCCCACGGCCCGCCCCAAAACCAGCGGCGTGATGGCTAAGGATGGCCTGACTATGCAAAACGGCCGTGTCATCCTCACCGAGCTGGGCCTGACGGCTCCCATTGAGCAGGATAAGCGCCTGCTAAACGGCACGCTTATTACCACTAAAGGGCAGGTTACCAATGTGGAAGGCGTAACCTCGCAGCTTAACGAAGGCGACTATGTTTCCCTGACCGGCCGCATCACCAGCAAGCGCGAAATGGTGGAGGCCGACAGCGTGCGTAAGCTCGTGGCCTATGACCTCAAGCACCCTGGCAAGCGCAAGGAGCTGGAAAAAGCCCGCGAGAAGGCCGAAAAAGAGCGCGAAAAAGCCGAAAAGGAAGCTGCCAAAGCCAAGGCCAAAGCCGGCCGCTAGCGCCAGGGCTGCGTGTAGCCGACCAGGATGGCCAGGCCCGCGGCATCGTCGCGGGCCTCTACCACCTCGTCGATAACAAATTGGATTTCGGCCTCGGTCCAGTCCTCGTCCTCGGCGGCGCGTACGAAACTGTCGAGGGCCGAAAAGCGGTTGGCGCCGGCGGGCGGCGTCCAGGTTAGCTGCTTACGAATATTCATGCTGCAAAAATGGCTCACGGCGGCCCTTGCTCCTTGGCGAGGGCCGCTTTTGCTTAAGGGAAGGCCTAGCGACCCTTGTGCGCTACTGGCCCCATGCGCAGCACTTTGATTTTTACGGGCACTACGCCGGCGTCGATGAGGTCGAGCTTGCGGGCGGCGCGCTTCGATACGTCCACGATGCGGCCTTTGGCGTGGGGGCCGCGGTCATTTACGACCACGGTTACCGAGTGGCCGTTACGGGTATTGGTTACTTTTATTTTGGTGCCGAAAGGCAGGGTGTTGTGGGCCGCCGTGAGCCGGCCGGGCCGATAGATTTCGCCGCTGGTCGTGGCCCGGCCGTTGAACTTATCGGCATAGTACGAGCCCTGCCCCGACTCAGTGAACGCTGATTTGCTGGTTCCGCAGGAAGCTAATCCGATTGCGAATAAGCTGACAAAGAATGAGCTGCGCAAGCTGCTAGTTGGGGCTTTGTGCATAATTATGAAATTCATTTTTCCTTCACGCGGGGTATCGAAATAAAAGCTCATCTTTCGGCCGAAATTCATTTTTTCTCAATTCCCCCCTCACACTACCCATGAAAAATACCTTGAAACTCGCCGCTGGCCTTGCTCTGTCGGGTCTGTTCTTCACTGCCCACGCCCAAACTACTCCTATGAAAGAGGGTAGCAAAATGGAAGAGAAGAAGGAAGGCAAAATGGAAGAGAAAAAAGAAGAGAAGATGCACGGCAAAATGCACGGCAAAATGCACAAAGGCAAGATGGCCGGCGAAAAGATGAAGGCCAAAATGTAGGGCTGCGGTTAGCGCCGCACCAGTTCGGCCGCCCGGTTCAGCAGCTTGCGAAAGCTGCCGGGCCGGGCGGCCTTTTTTGGCACTGCGGCGGGCGGCGGGCTCGCCAGCGGCGGCACGGGCGCCACCCGCAGCGCCTGCAAGGCCGCGTAGCTGCCTTGAAACACATTAAAATCGACGGTGCCCCGAATGCCGGGCACGTAGGCCTCGTCGGAATGCTGCCAGATAATCCAGCGCTCGGCGGGCAGGGCGGGGCGCTCGACCTCGTAGTGGGCTAGCCACAGCGGGTAGTCGTCGAAGTGCCCGGCCAGGTAATGGCGGTAGAAGGTATAGTTGGAGTACAGGATGGGCCGCACGTGGTAGTGTGCCTCCACGGCCTCCAGCCACTGGCGGATTTCGCGCCGCAGTTCGGCCACGTCGTGAAAGCGCGGCGCCTCTACGTCGAGCACCGGCGGCAGGTCGCCGGGCCGGATGGGCACCGTCTGGATAAACAGGCTAGCCTGTTCGCTGCCGTCGCGGTTGGGCTGAAAATAATGATAAGCGCCGCTCAGGATGCCGGCCGCCCGCGCCTCGCGCCAGTTGCGCTGGAAGCGCGCATCGCGCAGGGTAGCCCCTTCGCTAGCCTTGATAAAGGCAAACCGCACGTGCTGCCGCGCCACCTCGGGCCAGTCGATGCGGCCCTGGTAGGCCGATACGTCGATGCCGTGCACCGAGTAGCCGGCCAGCAGCGGCGTGCTTTCGCGGCCCGTGAGGTAGCGCGTGGTGAGCGTGGCCCAGGTGCGCCGGGCATAGCGATTGAGCTGGCGCTGGTGGCGCAGGTAGTAGGTGCCGCCCAGCAGCCCCAGCAGCAGCCCGGCCAGTACCCAGCGCCGCCAGCGCCCGCGCGGGGTTGGCGGCGGCGCGGTAGCCGGAGCAGCAGACAGAGGCGAAGCAGGCATGGGCATGGGCAGCAAGCCAAAAATAACGCACGGCCCGCCGCCCGGCGTATGCCGGCCGGGGCCGTAGCTTGCACTGATAAAGCCGCTAGGCTTAGTGCTGGTTCATTTTCTGCTATTGCTTATGCCCGATGCTCGTGATGCTAACGGTCACTTAATCCGCGAATTACACGGCGTTACGCTGGCTTCTATCCTGGAATATCTGGTGGCGCACTACGGTTTTGCGGGCCTCGATGCGCGCCTCAAGCTCAATTGTTTTGCCGTCAACCCGAGTGTGAAATCGAGCCTTACCTTCCTGCGGCGCACGTCCTGGGCGCGGGCCAAAGTCGAAGACCTGTACGTGTGCCTGCGCACGGCCGAGGTGCTGGGCCGGCCCTTGCCTTAGCCGCATCGTCTTGTCTTCTCTGCACCCATGGCCGACTTACGCGAAAAATCGGGGCCGCTAGCCCTGCTAGTGGGGCTGGCCGGCTTTATAGCTTTTGAGGTCGGCGCCTTCTACCTGCTCAGCTTTGCCACGGCGGGCCTGGGCGAAACCAATCAGTACCAGGCCCATAATACCATCGTCAGCAACTGGGTCAAGACGGTGACCTTCCTGGTGCTGCACCTGGCGCTGGTGCTGGCGGCCGTGCTGGTGCTCAGCAACCGGCTGCCGCGCCGCTACCGGGGCCAGCTCGTGGGCTGGCTGCTGCTGAGCTTGCTGGTGGGGTTCGGGCTACTCATTCCGCTGTTTTATTGAACAGAAATAACAAAGCCCCTGCTCATCGCAGAGGCTCTCAAGAGGGTGAAACCAAGGGCGCCGGTCGGTCCCGGCGTTATCGCGGAGGAAGAAAGTGGCCGGTCGGTCCCGGCCGTATCGACGGGCCGGGCAGCCTAGCTGCCCGGCTGAATGTCAATCTCGCGGGGCTGGCTAGCCTCCGCATCGCGAAACGGGATGGCCACGCGCAGCTCCCCGTTGTCGTGAGTGGCGTTGATGCCCGTCAGGTCAAGGTTATGGGGCAGGTCGAGTGTTTGCACGAAGAGCGGCGCGGCCAGCTGGTCCTCGGGCGTATGGCGGAACTCGCCATACACGGTGAGCTTGCTGTCTTTGAGCACCACGTGAAAGCTTTCGGCCGGCACGCTGGGCATGGCCACGTGCAGCACCACCCCCTTGGGTCGCTCGTTCACGCGCAACTTGGGCTGGGCCACGCCGCCGCCGATAGTGTTCAGCAAATCGAGCTGGGGGGCGATAGTACGGATAAATTCGCGGCTGATAAGTTTCATAACAACGAGCCTTAGTAGTGGCTTCGGGTCTGTTTAATCAAACCCCGTACCAGCTTCCACAAAGCTCCGGGCGCACTGGCTTTCAGTCGTTATGACTGCTTTCTATCCAGTCAGTTACCCCGAAAGTGACACCCTGGCCGAAAGTCCGCCGAAGTGGCAGAAAGCGCAACACAAAGCCGGTGCTTCGCACCTACTTTCGTTAGAACCGGCTCGTCAAACCAAAGTGAATCTTCGAGTTAGTCAGCGAGAACGTCGTATTCAGAAACTCCGACCGGCCCACCGAGTACACAAACTGAAACAGGCCGGCCGCCGTGCGAAAGCTGAGGCCGGCACCCAGCCCGGTGGGCGAATCGAGGGCGTGGGTGCTGCGCTGGGTAGTAGTAAAAGTGTAGGCTTGCAGCACCGCCTGGTCGGCAAAAACGAACACGTAGCCCTCGGGACCGGTAAACTGCCGCAGCTCGATGGTGCCCACGCCGTAGGCATTGGTGTAGAACTGGTTTTCTTGGAAGCCGCGCAGCGAGTTGAGGCCCCCTAGCCGGAACAGGTCGTTGAGGAAAAACTGCTGGTTGAACAAGCCCTCGCCGCGCGCCCGCACCAGCAGCACCCCCTGCCGGCCCAGCGCCCAATAGCGCTCGGCCCGCCCACTAAAGCTGTACTGCGTCGAGCGCAGGGCTACGCCGTCGTAAAGCGCCTCATTGATAGAGGCATTGCGCCGGATGGTCTTGGTGCCCACGCCGCCCTGCGCACTGAGAAACAGCCCCCGGTGCGGAAAATACAGGTCGTCGAGGTTGGCCCGCGAGTAGCCCAGGCCGTAGGAATTGTATTCCGAATCGACATAGTTGGGCAGGGTGCCGAGCTGGGCGTAGGCCGCGCTGTCGAGCAGCAGGCGCGAGCTG
The genomic region above belongs to Hymenobacter sp. BRD128 and contains:
- the nadC gene encoding carboxylating nicotinate-nucleotide diphosphorylase; translation: MPAYPAPYLTPAALTTFIRTALAEDVGDGDHSALAAIPAEARNRAKLLVKAEGVLAGVQLAELIFEQVDEALTMSVQLEDGARVKYGDVAFIVEGPARSILTAERLVLNCMQRMSGIATYTAHLTALLAGTKARLLDTRKTTPNFRLCEKWAVLIGGGVNHRYGLFDMIMLKDNHVDYAGGVAAAIAATHDYLRRTGRQLPIVVETRTLAEVQQALGAGGITRIMLDNMAPAQLREAVALVAGRLPLEASGGITEQTIAEVASTGVDYISVGALTHSATILDLSLKAY
- a CDS encoding YcxB family protein; the encoded protein is MIPPNQRGGSGGFRQQQAPQSLPGTIKTKKYQFDPNTYTRIAMGEVWRKEWWYALIPFAVGVLPAAIWHSWWWLLLGLAMALLFVLIRSSLVTGVTQMEQSKPLFERMNYEADQRQLILRQSEQRAMALPWDQIGRVRREPDAYLLYLKPGAPPAELAPWRRWIASTFDVPVFLHLPLRLFNNDNDRKLFESLLRRKGLLTDAPAA
- a CDS encoding zinc/iron permease produces the protein MAVLGAGLLVSRVPAARTGQWLKPLLAFSGAYLFALTITHILPEALTLLPATPQRVGYWVLAGFFGQLLLEVLSQGIEHGHVHAPDATEKGRVPLLLVLALVIHSLLEGSILVRGAGSGKIGEHFYALVLGVALHHVPAAVALATLLRLRLGLFRRVLPWLLVFALASPAGLVFSNYIVLEQLLGSGIYAALLGFVAGTFLHVSTTILFETSPEHRLNWPKLAATLGGLLLALAVSNG
- a CDS encoding DnaJ C-terminal domain-containing protein, coding for MDYKDYYKILGVEKTATTDQIKKAYRKLARQYHPDVNPNDATAEQKFKEVNEANEVLSDAEKRQKYDQMGADYARYQQAGSGRGQGAGGFDWSQYAQGGAGGFGGFGGGQFGGEGEDFSDFFSSLFGGMGGAGGGGRSSRPGAGQDYQAELELSLAEAYEGGPRTITVNGKNLRITIQPGVADGQTIRLRDQGGPGRNGGPNGSLLITFRILPDARYARTGDDLTQDVPVPLYRALLGGEQTVETLGGPVKIKIKPETANGSRLRLRGKGFPVYREKDQHGDLYLRLNVQLPTNLTEEERGLLQQLAKLRGEA
- a CDS encoding DUF6799 domain-containing protein, whose product is MKLLIPALLLGGAFLVALDSQAQTQPAAAPAPAAAAPSPATQNPAARRVLAPRRVVAPRRTGSAPTARPKTSGVMAKDGLTMQNGRVILTELGLTAPIEQDKRLLNGTLITTKGQVTNVEGVTSQLNEGDYVSLTGRITSKREMVEADSVRKLVAYDLKHPGKRKELEKAREKAEKEREKAEKEAAKAKAKAGR
- a CDS encoding septal ring lytic transglycosylase RlpA family protein: MHKAPTSSLRSSFFVSLFAIGLASCGTSKSAFTESGQGSYYADKFNGRATTSGEIYRPGRLTAAHNTLPFGTKIKVTNTRNGHSVTVVVNDRGPHAKGRIVDVSKRAARKLDLIDAGVVPVKIKVLRMGPVAHKGR
- a CDS encoding glycoside hydrolase family 25 protein, whose amino-acid sequence is MPMPASPLSAAPATAPPPTPRGRWRRWVLAGLLLGLLGGTYYLRHQRQLNRYARRTWATLTTRYLTGRESTPLLAGYSVHGIDVSAYQGRIDWPEVARQHVRFAFIKASEGATLRDARFQRNWREARAAGILSGAYHYFQPNRDGSEQASLFIQTVPIRPGDLPPVLDVEAPRFHDVAELRREIRQWLEAVEAHYHVRPILYSNYTFYRHYLAGHFDDYPLWLAHYEVERPALPAERWIIWQHSDEAYVPGIRGTVDFNVFQGSYAALQALRVAPVPPLASPPPAAVPKKAARPGSFRKLLNRAAELVRR
- a CDS encoding VF530 family DNA-binding protein, with product MPDARDANGHLIRELHGVTLASILEYLVAHYGFAGLDARLKLNCFAVNPSVKSSLTFLRRTSWARAKVEDLYVCLRTAEVLGRPLP
- a CDS encoding Hsp20/alpha crystallin family protein codes for the protein MKLISREFIRTIAPQLDLLNTIGGGVAQPKLRVNERPKGVVLHVAMPSVPAESFHVVLKDSKLTVYGEFRHTPEDQLAAPLFVQTLDLPHNLDLTGINATHDNGELRVAIPFRDAEASQPREIDIQPGS